Proteins encoded within one genomic window of Trichoderma asperellum chromosome 2, complete sequence:
- a CDS encoding uncharacterized protein (EggNog:ENOG41), with translation MAAPGLQEWRVIKPWLELNCALGEGPFFEKETNSVRLVDIKKRQILTVSAADNGDGSSLKVIQLDTRPTVTVDIEGVDPQDRILIGVKHGVAVLDRRAGTYTMLVQFNEQNNERIRSNDGAADPHGKLWLGSMTDFEHGEPQPEGFLARFDSSKSKEEILTVLRIPNGIGWSPDNKTMYFTHSASREVFAFDYSPETGAVSNKRLWYRHEGPGEPDGFRVDVDGNVWHAVWGESTVLKINPQGKIIGKVTLPTRHITCVQFVGTELVITSAADEEGDDLSKKYGGSVFKVDVGTTGLELFKFKL, from the exons ATGGCAGCCCCCGGCTTACAAGAGTGGAGAGTGATCAAGCCTTGGCTTGAGCTAAACTGCGCACTTGGTGAAGGGCCATTTTTCGAGAAGGAGACAAACTCAGTGCGCCTCGTTGACATAAAAAAGCGTCAGATACTTACTGTATCCGCCGCTGATAACGGGGATGGCTCTTCTCTGAAGGTAATTCAGCTGGATACGCGCCCAACCGTCACAGTCGATATCGAGGGAGTGGACCCTCAGGATCGTATCTTGATCGGTGTCAAACATGGAGTTGCTGTGCTGGACCGCCGGGCTGGGACATACACAATGCTTGTGCAATTTAATGAACAAAATAACGAGCGTATACGCTCCAACGATGGAGCTGCAGACCCCCATGGAAAGCTGTGGCTAGGAAGCATGACTGACTTTGAGCACGGAGAACCCCAGCCAGAAG GATTCCTTGCGCGCTTTGATTCGTCCAAGTCCAAAGAAGAGATCCTGACGGTCTTGCGCATTCCCAATGGGATTGGATGGTCACCAGATAATAAAACCATGTACTTTACTCACTCCGCATCTCGAGAGGTGTTTGCATTTGACTATTCTCCCGAGACTGGAGCTGTCAGCAACAAACGCCTGTGGTATCGGCATGAAGGACCAGGAGAACCTGATGGCTTCCGTGTTGACGTGGATGGGAACGTGTGGCATGCCGTTTGGGGAGAGAGCACGGTGCTCAAAATTAACCCCCAAGGTAAAATTATTGGAAAGGTAACTTTACCGACAAGACACATCACCTGTGTGCAGTTTGTGGGTACAGAGTTAGTCATCACTTCAGCCGCGGACGAGGAGGGCGATGATCTAAGT